A section of the Rhizomicrobium sp. genome encodes:
- a CDS encoding ChuX/HutX family heme-like substrate-binding protein, whose amino-acid sequence MSEAALASETKRARPWGATLRSAWAELRDRSGGKLRVRDAAERLGVSEGELIASIVGAGATRLRTKGAAIIKDVPALGPVMALTRNEHCVHEKIGPYLDVTINAAHGLVLGELIDLRIFPSRWHHTFAVIDETDGGPRRSLQVFDADGMAIHKIYQKPETDIPAFDKLIADWHADDQSPVLEVREIAAPKGDRADTEIDVERLRREWSALEDTHEFFGMLRGLEVGRLQALRLAGSEFARAVPLDALARVLEAARDTATSIMVFVGNPGCIQIHTGTVTNLKRMGPWFNVLDPTFNLHLREDAIASAWVVRKPTRDGDVTSLELFDKDGFCFAQLFGARKPGKPELPAWRAILGAIET is encoded by the coding sequence ATGAGCGAAGCGGCACTTGCTTCAGAGACGAAACGTGCGCGCCCTTGGGGCGCGACGCTGCGCAGCGCCTGGGCCGAATTGCGCGACCGCAGCGGCGGCAAGCTGCGCGTACGAGACGCCGCCGAACGCCTCGGCGTCAGCGAAGGCGAGCTGATCGCCAGCATCGTCGGCGCCGGCGCGACCCGGCTGCGCACCAAAGGCGCGGCCATCATCAAGGACGTGCCGGCGCTCGGTCCCGTGATGGCGCTGACCCGCAACGAGCATTGCGTGCACGAGAAGATCGGCCCCTATCTCGATGTCACGATCAACGCGGCACACGGTCTGGTGCTGGGCGAATTGATCGATCTGCGTATCTTCCCATCGCGCTGGCACCACACCTTCGCGGTGATCGACGAGACCGACGGCGGTCCGCGCCGTTCGCTCCAGGTGTTCGACGCCGATGGTATGGCGATACACAAGATCTACCAGAAACCCGAAACCGACATCCCCGCTTTCGACAAGCTGATCGCCGATTGGCATGCAGACGATCAATCGCCCGTTCTGGAGGTGCGCGAGATTGCGGCGCCCAAGGGCGACCGCGCCGATACCGAAATCGACGTCGAGCGGCTGCGCCGCGAATGGTCCGCGCTCGAAGATACCCATGAGTTCTTCGGCATGTTGCGCGGCCTGGAGGTCGGCCGCCTGCAGGCGTTGCGTCTCGCCGGCTCCGAGTTCGCCCGCGCGGTCCCCCTGGACGCGCTCGCTCGCGTGCTGGAAGCGGCCCGCGACACCGCGACATCGATCATGGTGTTCGTCGGCAATCCCGGCTGCATCCAGATTCACACCGGCACGGTGACGAACCTCAAGCGCATGGGGCCGTGGTTCAATGTCCTCGATCCCACCTTCAACCTCCACTTGCGGGAGGACGCGATCGCCTCGGCCTGGGTGGTTCGCAAACCCACGCGCGACGGCGACGTCACCTCGCTCGAACTGTTCGACAAGGATGGCTTCTGCTTCGCCCAGCTCTTCGGCGCGCGCAAGCCCGGCAAGCCCGAGCTTCCGGCTTGGCGCGCCATTCTGGGCGCGATCGAGACATGA